Proteins from one Triticum aestivum cultivar Chinese Spring chromosome 7A, IWGSC CS RefSeq v2.1, whole genome shotgun sequence genomic window:
- the LOC123151728 gene encoding pentatricopeptide repeat-containing protein At5g08510: MEEVKRLHARLLRRGERRLQPLLLRVLAAGDLRYAALLLASSPPSATLHDRLLQALAASRSPLLLRSFSRAHRLRLLTPLSFTFLLSSAPSSAPFALSAHALLLKSGHLAPGDPFLGSALVSFYARNRLLRDARRVFDEMPRRDTAVSNALLSAYARAGLLDAAEKLFGEMPDRNVVSWTAMVSGYAQNGRHEEAVGAFLKMWEGAGVQPNELTVSSVLPACAAVGAMELGRKVEEYARGKGHLRNVYVANALLEMYAKCGSIQRAWQVFQGIRRRRDLCSWNSMIMAFALHGSWREALALFHKLRMTGVKPDGITFVGVILACTHGGLVDEGKLLFNSMEAEFSLTPRIEHYGCMVDLLGRAGLLNEAYSMIASMPVEPDPVIWGALLGACSFHGNVELAEVAVNKLIFLEPQNTGNLVILSNIYASSGKWDGVAQVWKLLKEKDHKKSAGYSFIELDGRMHKFLVEDKSHPRFVEVYSTLDSVTMLMKLVGLENEEEAEQLFLSPIEI, encoded by the exons ATGGAGGAAGTGAAGCGGCTACACGCGCGCTTGCTCCGCCGCGGCGAGCGCCGCCTGCAGCCGCTCCTCCTCCgcgtcctcgccgccggcgacctccgctACGCCGCGCTCCTCCTCGCCTCCTCGCCCCCCTCCGCCACTCTCCACGACCGCCTCCTCCAGGCGCTCGCCGCCTCGCGCAGCCCGCTCCTCCTCCGCTCCTTCTCCCGCGCGCACCGCCTCCGCCTGCTCACCCCTCTCTCCTTCaccttcctcctctcctccgcccCCTCCTCCGCGCCCTTCGCGCTCTCCGCCCACGCCCTGCTGCTCAAGTCCGGCCACCTCGCGCCCGGCGACCCCTTCCTCGGCTCCGCGCTCGTCTCCTTCTACGCCAGGAACCGCCTCCTGCGCGACGCCAGGcgggtgttcgacgaaatgccgcgCAGGGACACCGCCGTGAGCAACGCGCTGCTCTCGGCCTACGCCAGGGCCGGCCTCCTCGACGCCGCGGAGAAGCTGTTCGGGGAAATGCCGGACCGGAACGTGGTCTCGTGGACCGCCATGGTGTCCGGGTACGCGCAGAACGGGCGGCACGAGGAGGCGGTGGGGGCGTTCCTGAAGATGTGGGAGGGGGCAGGGGTGCAGCCGAATGAGCTTACGGTGAGCAGCGTGCTGCCCGCGTGCGCGGCTGTTGGGGCCATGGAGCTTGGGAGGAAGGTGGAGGAGTATGCGAGGGGCAAAGGCCACCTGAGGAATGTGTATGTGGCCAATGCACTGCTGGAGATGTATGCCAAGTGTGGCAGCATCCAAAGAGCTTGGCAGGTGTTTCAGGGGATCCGTCGTCGGCGAGATCTCTGTTCTTGGAACTCAATGATCATGGCATTCGCCTTGCATGGCTCGTGGAGGGAAGCACTTGCCTTGTTCCATAAGTTGCGG ATGACAGGGGTCAAACCAGATGGTATCACATTTGTTGGAGTCATTTTGGCTTGCACTCATGGAGGTTTGGTGGATGAAGGCAAGCTACTCTTCAACTCGATGGAAGCAGAATTTAGTCTTACTCCAAGAATCGAGCACTATGGTTGCATGGTTGATCTGCTTGGGCGTGCTGGTCTCCTAAATGAAGCCTACAGTATGATAGCAAGCATGCCAGTGGAGCCTGACCCCGTCATCTGGGGAGCCTTGCTCGGTGCCTGCAGCTTCCATGGAAACGTAGAACTAGCGGAAGTAGCAGTAAACAAACTCATCTTTCTCGAGCCACAAAACACTGGAAATCTGGTGATCCTGTCAAACATATACGCGTCGTCTGGAAAATGGGACGGTGTTGCCCAGGTATGGAAGTTACTCAAGGAGAAAGACCACAAGAAATCAGCTGGGTACAGCTTCATAGAGCTAGATGGCAGGATGCACAAGTTCCTTGTTGAGGATAAGTCGCATCCAAGATTTGTGGAGGTGTACAGCACCCTTGACAGTGTCACAATGCTCATGAAGCTTGTCGGACTAGAAAATGAGGAAGAAGCGGAACAGCTGTTTCTGTCACCTATAGAGATCTAA